From Pseudomonadota bacterium, a single genomic window includes:
- the hemN gene encoding oxygen-independent coproporphyrinogen III oxidase translates to MADAEFAAALGGDPRSSTCSSTSASGLPIADEPLIRRMARPGPRYTSYPTAPAWHAEGFGAPEYAERLAQAEREGSAAPLSLYLHLPFCREMCRYCGCSVVVTGQSQKVDRYLDYLAREMDLVTAHLPRRRRVEQLHLGGGTPTWLDLRQLERLWQLIGARFSVVDGAELALEVDPRVTSPEQLELLRRCGFTRVSMGVQDFTPEVQEAIGRHQSVALTEALYRAARALGYRTINFDLVYGLPRQRLETFATTLDQALRLRPDRLALFSYAHVPWMRPHQRAIDEGELPDAVQKVRLFELARGKLLAAGYVQVGMDHFAVPSDALAQARLVRRLHRNFQGYITQPSGDTLAFGITAISDVQGAYAQNVKRIADYYRQIDAGELPIERGCALTAEDLLRRDVIHGLMCNFAVDLGQVARAHGYPEGYFAAEVAGLDWAEEAGLLRRSDQTLEILPLGQLFVRNVAMAFDAYLPAQQERPTFSSTV, encoded by the coding sequence ATGGCAGACGCAGAGTTCGCAGCAGCGCTTGGCGGGGATCCGCGCTCGTCAACGTGCTCGTCAACGTCGGCGAGCGGGCTTCCGATCGCGGATGAGCCCCTGATTCGGCGCATGGCCCGCCCTGGGCCGCGCTACACGAGCTATCCAACCGCGCCCGCCTGGCATGCCGAGGGCTTCGGCGCGCCAGAGTATGCGGAGCGTCTGGCGCAGGCCGAGCGCGAGGGAAGCGCTGCGCCGCTCTCGCTCTACCTGCATCTGCCCTTTTGCCGCGAGATGTGTCGCTACTGCGGCTGTAGCGTCGTCGTCACCGGGCAGTCGCAGAAGGTCGACCGGTACCTCGATTACCTGGCGCGCGAGATGGATCTGGTGACGGCGCATCTGCCGCGGCGGCGCCGCGTCGAGCAGCTGCACCTGGGTGGCGGGACGCCGACCTGGCTCGATCTGCGGCAGCTCGAGCGCTTGTGGCAGTTGATCGGCGCGCGTTTCTCGGTGGTCGATGGAGCGGAGCTCGCGCTCGAGGTCGATCCTCGGGTGACCAGCCCCGAACAGCTCGAGCTGCTGCGACGCTGCGGCTTCACCCGCGTCAGCATGGGCGTGCAGGACTTCACGCCGGAGGTGCAGGAGGCCATCGGACGCCATCAGAGCGTGGCGTTGACCGAGGCCCTCTACCGCGCTGCGCGCGCGCTCGGCTATCGCACGATCAACTTCGACCTGGTCTATGGACTACCGCGTCAGCGGCTCGAGACCTTCGCGACGACGCTGGACCAGGCGCTGCGCCTGCGGCCCGACCGGCTCGCCCTCTTCAGCTATGCGCATGTCCCGTGGATGCGGCCCCATCAACGCGCCATCGATGAGGGCGAGCTGCCTGACGCCGTCCAGAAGGTGCGCCTCTTCGAGCTGGCGCGCGGCAAGCTGCTGGCCGCCGGCTACGTACAGGTGGGGATGGACCACTTCGCGGTGCCCAGCGATGCCCTGGCGCAGGCGCGGCTGGTGCGCCGGCTGCATCGGAACTTCCAGGGATACATCACGCAGCCCAGCGGCGACACGCTGGCCTTTGGCATCACGGCGATCAGCGATGTGCAGGGCGCCTATGCGCAGAACGTCAAGCGGATCGCCGACTACTACCGGCAGATCGACGCTGGCGAGCTGCCGATCGAGCGCGGCTGCGCGCTGACGGCCGAGGATCTGCTGCGGCGCGACGTGATTCACGGGCTGATGTGCAACTTCGCCGTCGACCTGGGGCAGGTCGCGCGGGCCCACGGCTATCCCGAGGGTTATTTCGCCGCTGAGGTCGCGGGGCTCGACTGGGCCGAGGAGGCAGGGCTCCTGCGGCGCAGCGATCAGACGCTGGAGATCCTGCCGCTCGGGCAGCTCTTCGTGCGAAACGTGGCGATGGCCTTCGATGCCTATCTTCCCGCGCAGCAGGAGCGGCCGACCTTCTCGAGCACCGTCTGA
- a CDS encoding FHA domain-containing protein, with amino-acid sequence MSDSPMTCPSCGHDNPPGFRFCGNCGANVGGAPAQQEPAAGARTLYFGAMQQPNRAKLILIKGEGLDGVSYLLNADEHLTGRAEGEIRFPDDPFLSPCHASFFYRDGVLCVRDEGSVNGVFVRIHDAVPIEPGTRLLVGEQLIELGEISPNEGHAETDAAGTHLYTSPRRPGFFKLIQLLRGGAVGMVFRAPTQSVSLGREGNDINFPDDPFISGHHAAIAVDAEGYTLTDLRSKNGTFVRIDQPYQLTHGDYVFLGQQLLRVEIT; translated from the coding sequence ATGAGTGATTCGCCCATGACCTGTCCGAGCTGCGGCCACGACAACCCGCCGGGGTTTCGCTTCTGCGGCAACTGCGGCGCCAACGTGGGCGGCGCACCGGCGCAGCAGGAGCCGGCGGCCGGCGCCCGCACGCTCTACTTCGGCGCGATGCAGCAACCGAATCGCGCGAAGCTGATCCTGATCAAGGGCGAAGGACTCGACGGCGTCTCCTATCTGCTCAACGCCGACGAACACCTGACGGGGCGCGCCGAGGGGGAGATCCGCTTCCCCGACGACCCCTTCCTCTCACCTTGCCACGCCTCGTTCTTCTACCGTGACGGCGTGCTCTGCGTGCGCGACGAAGGCAGCGTCAACGGCGTCTTCGTCCGCATTCACGACGCGGTCCCCATCGAGCCCGGAACCCGCCTGCTCGTGGGGGAGCAGCTGATCGAGCTGGGCGAGATCAGCCCCAACGAGGGCCACGCCGAGACGGATGCCGCAGGCACCCACCTCTATACCAGCCCGCGACGGCCGGGCTTCTTCAAGTTGATACAACTCCTCCGCGGCGGCGCGGTCGGCATGGTCTTTCGGGCGCCGACCCAGAGCGTCAGCCTCGGCCGCGAGGGCAACGACATCAATTTCCCGGATGACCCCTTCATCTCGGGTCACCACGCTGCGATCGCTGTCGACGCCGAAGGCTACACCCTCACTGACCTGCGCTCGAAGAACGGCACCTTCGTCCGCATCGATCAGCCCTACCAGCTCACCCACGGCGACTACGTATTTCTCGGTCAGCAGTTGCTGCGCGTCGAGATCACCTGA
- a CDS encoding glycosyltransferase family 39 protein: protein MTTRPHRAPRTPRALDYLLALCLLVGSVAALGLAQRSVGITRDEATYFEAAQSYTRWIGALADGLAKGTQREALTTGAITRAWGVNREHPPLFKTLFGLSHHLFHERAWRLPWPPPSADAGGPGLLPAIDAFRLPTWLLTGAAVALLYLFGLRLQSRTAGLCAALLYLTLPRLFFHGQLACFDAAIASLWLFVVYAYYRGLEHAGWGLLSGLLLGLALAGKHNAWFLPPLLVVHYLVVVRPDCSLRPLLLPRLPIAFVSMALLAPALFVGLWPWLWFEPLAHLREYVGFHLHHAYYNIEFLGRNLARPPLPASYPFVMTLFTVPAVTLALACSGALLQLRAWVYCTFGRWLRQPRGSASDDSRFPARRSWLRPASGLNPRAGLLLALNALFPLLLIALPTTPKFGGTKHWLPAYPFLVLFAGLALGALGRALRRPYPALAPLTWALPLLVALPGALNLAQTHPFGLSQYTALAGGTAGAADLGLNRQFWGYAPRALLPWLNEHLPPRSRLYLHDVSHDAYRAYQQAGLLRPDLEDAGMEQPGIAASDHALVIHELHFNKYDYWIWQAYGRPAPREVLALDGVPLVSVYERRRYAPSHAPIPPAPR from the coding sequence ATGACCACCCGGCCGCACCGCGCACCCCGCACGCCCCGCGCGCTCGACTACCTGCTGGCGCTCTGCCTGCTCGTCGGCAGCGTCGCCGCGCTCGGCCTGGCGCAGCGGTCCGTCGGCATCACCCGCGACGAAGCGACCTACTTCGAGGCGGCGCAGAGCTACACGCGTTGGATCGGCGCGCTGGCCGATGGGCTCGCCAAGGGCACGCAGCGGGAGGCGCTGACCACCGGCGCGATCACGCGCGCCTGGGGCGTGAACCGCGAGCATCCGCCGCTCTTCAAGACGCTCTTCGGGCTCTCGCACCACCTCTTCCACGAGCGCGCCTGGCGCCTGCCCTGGCCGCCGCCGAGCGCCGACGCCGGCGGGCCCGGCCTGCTGCCGGCGATCGACGCCTTCCGCCTGCCGACCTGGCTGCTCACAGGCGCCGCCGTAGCCCTGCTCTACCTCTTTGGCCTGCGGCTGCAGAGCCGCACGGCGGGCCTGTGCGCCGCGCTGCTCTACCTCACGCTTCCCCGGCTCTTTTTTCACGGGCAGCTCGCCTGCTTCGATGCCGCGATCGCCTCGCTCTGGCTCTTCGTCGTCTACGCCTACTACCGCGGGCTGGAGCACGCCGGCTGGGGCCTGCTCTCCGGCCTGCTGCTCGGGCTGGCGCTGGCGGGCAAGCATAACGCCTGGTTTCTCCCGCCGCTGCTGGTCGTGCACTACCTGGTCGTGGTTCGCCCCGACTGCTCGTTGCGGCCGCTCTTGCTGCCGCGGCTGCCGATCGCGTTCGTCTCGATGGCGTTGCTCGCGCCCGCGCTCTTCGTCGGATTATGGCCCTGGCTCTGGTTCGAGCCGCTGGCGCACCTGCGCGAGTACGTCGGCTTCCACCTGCACCACGCCTATTACAACATCGAGTTCCTCGGTCGGAACCTCGCCCGCCCACCCCTGCCGGCGAGCTACCCCTTTGTAATGACGCTCTTCACCGTGCCCGCGGTGACCCTCGCGCTCGCCTGCAGCGGAGCGCTGCTGCAGCTGCGCGCCTGGGTCTACTGCACCTTCGGTCGCTGGCTGCGCCAGCCCCGCGGCAGCGCTTCGGACGACTCGCGCTTCCCGGCGCGCCGCAGCTGGCTGCGCCCCGCGAGCGGGCTCAACCCTCGCGCCGGTCTGCTGCTCGCGCTCAACGCGCTCTTCCCACTGCTGCTGATCGCCCTGCCGACGACACCGAAGTTCGGTGGGACCAAGCACTGGCTGCCTGCCTATCCCTTCCTGGTGCTCTTCGCGGGCCTCGCGCTCGGCGCGCTAGGCCGCGCGCTGCGCCGCCCATACCCGGCGCTGGCGCCGCTGACCTGGGCGCTGCCGCTCCTCGTCGCCCTCCCGGGCGCGCTCAACCTCGCGCAGACCCATCCCTTCGGCCTCTCCCAATACACCGCGCTCGCTGGCGGCACGGCCGGCGCCGCGGATCTGGGCCTCAACCGACAGTTCTGGGGCTACGCGCCGCGCGCGCTGCTGCCCTGGCTCAACGAGCATCTGCCGCCGCGATCGCGCCTCTACCTCCACGACGTCAGCCACGACGCCTATCGCGCCTATCAACAGGCGGGGCTGCTGCGGCCGGACCTCGAGGACGCCGGGATGGAGCAGCCCGGGATCGCGGCCTCCGACCATGCCCTGGTGATTCACGAGCTGCACTTCAACAAATACGATTACTGGATCTGGCAGGCCTACGGCAGACCTGCGCCGCGCGAGGTGCTGGCGCTGGACGGTGTGCCCCTCGTCAGCGTATATGAGCGCCGCCGATATGCGCCCAGCCACGCCCCAATCCCCCCCGCCCCGCGCTGA
- a CDS encoding peptidyl-prolyl cis-trans isomerase, with protein MRQSLPRIPLQLLTLCSLLATAGSGCTKKDQPPSAGTEAPRARQATPVAQAASTPAKVAAAKGPAAAATAGGAPANAAPPPPPGVAREVELTTTRGKLTIELYADKAPGTVANFAEYVRAGFYDGTIFHRVIDGFMIQGGGFDTSFTEKPTRAPIQNEANSGLRNERGTVAMARTSDPHSAGAQFFINVKDNAFLNHRDKSLRGWGYAVFGRVTKGMAVADAIAKLATGPKGPFPQDVPQEDVVLTGARVLR; from the coding sequence ATGCGCCAGAGCCTACCCAGGATTCCACTGCAGCTCCTGACCCTCTGCTCGCTCCTGGCGACGGCCGGCTCCGGCTGCACCAAGAAGGATCAACCACCGAGCGCCGGCACCGAGGCGCCTCGCGCCCGGCAGGCCACTCCCGTCGCGCAGGCCGCGTCGACCCCCGCAAAGGTGGCTGCCGCGAAGGGCCCCGCAGCCGCGGCCACAGCGGGTGGCGCTCCGGCCAACGCCGCACCACCGCCGCCGCCGGGCGTGGCCCGCGAGGTGGAGCTGACCACGACGCGAGGAAAGCTCACGATCGAACTCTATGCCGACAAGGCGCCGGGCACGGTGGCCAATTTTGCGGAGTACGTCCGCGCCGGCTTCTACGACGGCACGATCTTTCACCGCGTGATCGACGGCTTCATGATCCAGGGTGGCGGTTTCGACACCTCGTTCACTGAGAAGCCGACGCGCGCCCCAATCCAGAACGAGGCCAACAGCGGGCTGCGCAACGAGCGCGGCACGGTCGCGATGGCGCGGACCTCGGATCCCCATAGCGCCGGCGCGCAGTTCTTCATCAACGTCAAGGACAACGCCTTCCTCAACCACCGCGACAAGAGCTTGCGCGGTTGGGGTTACGCCGTCTTCGGCCGGGTGACGAAGGGGATGGCGGTGGCCGACGCGATCGCCAAGCTGGCGACGGGCCCCAAGGGTCCCTTCCCGCAGGATGTCCCGCAGGAGGACGTCGTCCTCACCGGGGCGCGCGTCCTGCGCTAG
- a CDS encoding flippase-like domain-containing protein — MTVQALPSTVSAREAPVGATPPRLAPRPGRWRFAARALVGLAITVLIFAGLSHWVDWVQLAALRREARWSVLGLGFALIVLLYALRTARFVLLAPRTPFPAMFCIAALHNLLLRVMPLRTGDLAFGFLVRRARTAGLGESLLGLVLLRLLDATVVVVVFGVTLALHPAIYRGSASVGLVVALALALAGGAVVVALPQLLRLGLRWIGGLARCSGLAERPWCELLLARLRGAIEAHVGLPRRVIAIQTGLTVAHWLLNYVIMLVILRGFGVSITLSQAILGGTASTVSGFLPIAGVGTFGPLEAGWALGFALVGLPPPLAVATGFAFSAVTFIYTALLAVPAWLLLDWTLRRAAPHATDPEVAR, encoded by the coding sequence GTGACCGTCCAGGCGCTGCCCTCGACCGTGTCAGCGCGCGAGGCCCCAGTCGGCGCCACCCCTCCGCGCTTGGCGCCGCGCCCCGGCCGCTGGCGCTTCGCCGCGCGCGCGCTCGTCGGTCTGGCGATCACGGTCCTGATCTTCGCCGGGCTCTCGCATTGGGTCGATTGGGTGCAGCTCGCGGCGCTGCGCCGTGAGGCGCGCTGGAGTGTGCTCGGGCTCGGCTTCGCGCTGATCGTGCTGCTCTACGCGCTGCGCACCGCACGCTTCGTGCTCTTGGCCCCTCGCACGCCCTTCCCGGCGATGTTCTGCATCGCGGCGCTGCATAATCTGCTGCTCCGCGTGATGCCGCTGCGCACCGGCGACCTGGCGTTCGGCTTCCTCGTGCGCCGCGCGCGCACGGCGGGGCTGGGCGAGAGCCTGCTTGGGCTCGTCCTGCTGCGGCTGCTCGACGCCACCGTGGTGGTCGTGGTCTTTGGCGTGACCCTGGCGCTCCATCCAGCGATCTACCGCGGCAGCGCCAGCGTTGGTCTCGTGGTCGCGCTCGCGCTCGCGCTCGCGGGCGGCGCGGTGGTCGTCGCCCTGCCGCAGCTCCTTCGCCTCGGCCTGCGTTGGATCGGCGGGCTCGCCCGCTGCAGCGGCCTCGCCGAGCGACCTTGGTGTGAGCTGCTGCTGGCCCGCCTGCGCGGGGCGATCGAGGCCCATGTCGGCCTGCCGCGGCGGGTCATTGCCATCCAGACTGGGCTGACCGTCGCGCACTGGCTGCTCAACTACGTCATCATGCTCGTGATCCTGCGCGGCTTCGGCGTGTCGATCACCCTCTCACAGGCCATCCTCGGCGGCACGGCGTCTACTGTCAGCGGGTTCCTGCCGATCGCCGGCGTGGGGACCTTCGGGCCACTGGAGGCCGGCTGGGCGCTGGGCTTCGCGCTCGTTGGCCTACCGCCGCCGCTCGCCGTCGCCACGGGCTTCGCCTTCTCCGCCGTGACGTTTATCTACACGGCGCTGCTGGCCGTCCCAGCCTGGCTCCTGCTCGACTGGACCTTGCGACGCGCCGCGCCCCATGCCACCGACCCCGAGGTCGCCCGATGA
- a CDS encoding glycosyltransferase family 2 protein, which yields MKLIIQIPCFNERDTLAQTVAELPRALPGIDCLEYLVIDDGSHDGTADVARACGVHHVVRFAQNRGLARAFMAGIDACLRLGADVIVNTDADNQYLAADIPRLIAPILEGRAEVVVGDRQVQQVAAFSPLKKRLQRLGSWVVRLASHTAVPDATSGFRAYAREAALRLFVTNEFTYTLETLIQTGHANLAVCSVPVGTNPRTRASRLFRSIPQYVRRSMATILRIYTMYRPLRAFLGVAALLFLPGLALGLRFLYFHLTATGAAGHIQSVILAATLLLLAFTVLLFGMLADLIGANRKLLEELLLRQRRLEYGDAAPRLTAPCLHEPSASGAVPQQAPAEPGT from the coding sequence GTGAAGCTGATCATTCAAATCCCCTGTTTCAACGAGCGCGACACCCTGGCGCAAACCGTCGCCGAGTTGCCGCGCGCGTTGCCGGGCATCGACTGCCTCGAGTATCTGGTGATCGACGACGGCAGCCACGACGGCACGGCCGACGTGGCGCGCGCCTGCGGGGTGCACCACGTCGTGCGCTTCGCGCAGAACCGCGGGCTGGCGCGTGCCTTCATGGCTGGCATCGACGCTTGCCTACGCCTCGGCGCCGACGTGATCGTCAACACCGACGCCGACAATCAATACCTGGCGGCGGACATCCCGCGGCTGATCGCGCCGATTCTCGAGGGCCGCGCCGAGGTGGTCGTCGGTGATCGGCAGGTGCAACAGGTCGCGGCGTTCTCGCCGCTGAAGAAGCGCCTGCAGCGCCTCGGCAGCTGGGTCGTGCGCCTGGCCTCGCATACTGCCGTCCCCGATGCCACCAGCGGCTTTCGCGCCTATGCGCGCGAGGCCGCCCTGCGCCTCTTCGTGACCAACGAGTTCACCTACACGCTAGAGACGCTGATCCAGACCGGCCACGCCAATCTGGCGGTCTGCTCGGTGCCGGTGGGGACCAATCCACGCACCCGCGCCTCACGCCTCTTTCGCAGCATTCCCCAGTACGTGCGCCGATCGATGGCGACGATTCTGCGTATCTACACGATGTACCGCCCGCTGCGCGCCTTCCTCGGCGTGGCCGCCCTGCTCTTCTTGCCAGGGCTGGCGTTGGGCCTGCGCTTCCTCTACTTCCACCTCACGGCCACCGGCGCCGCGGGCCATATCCAGTCGGTGATCCTCGCGGCCACGTTACTCCTGCTGGCCTTCACGGTGCTGCTCTTCGGGATGCTCGCCGATCTCATCGGGGCGAATCGCAAGCTGCTCGAGGAGCTCCTCCTGCGGCAACGTCGCCTCGAGTACGGCGACGCTGCCCCGCGCCTGACTGCGCCCTGCCTGCACGAGCCCTCCGCCAGCGGCGCGGTCCCGCAGCAGGCGCCGGCCGAGCCCGGGACGTGA
- a CDS encoding IPT/TIG domain-containing protein, producing the protein MPLYFACRRPRLVVCGGLLLGLAVVACAPAATRIERADPPFGSVGGNDDVLLTGSGFAGSVSVQFHKRSAKTVIVESSERIRVKTPPGPEGRVDVVLTDEAGRTVVLRSGFTYRKEL; encoded by the coding sequence ATGCCGCTGTACTTCGCCTGCCGAAGGCCTCGCTTGGTGGTCTGCGGGGGACTGCTGCTGGGCTTGGCGGTGGTGGCCTGCGCCCCCGCGGCGACGCGCATCGAGCGGGCCGATCCGCCCTTTGGCAGCGTTGGTGGCAACGACGACGTGCTCCTGACCGGCAGCGGCTTCGCGGGAAGCGTGAGCGTTCAGTTCCATAAGCGGTCGGCGAAGACCGTAATCGTCGAGTCGAGCGAGCGAATTCGCGTCAAGACCCCTCCGGGGCCCGAGGGCCGCGTGGATGTCGTGCTCACCGATGAAGCTGGTCGGACCGTCGTGCTCCGGTCCGGCTTCACCTATCGCAAGGAACTCTGA
- a CDS encoding FHA domain-containing protein codes for MIVCPRCGRDNQVHFRFCLGCGAELGQAAPLTRGEAEAPTLPPGESPLTPSALTGAPPTGAPPAAGAPQAGAPLVAEASRVVTCPGCGQTNPAPFAFCGGCGARLHAAPAGHPSAPGLRRVSAAGADPSQGAEPNGSVGRLALIRPDGSEGDSVVFKTSSVTIGRDSGPPFAGDHYLGPQHVRLHREGPAILVEDTGSLNGVFVRIVAEERLRSGDIFRVGQELLRFDAIGEPAPTADGTEVLGSPNPGYWGRLSLLTGSASDGGAFPLMGDEMALGRERGDILFSDDGYVSAMHAKVMLTEDGRVCLVDLGSSNGTFIRLRAPRTVPYGTLLLLGQQLFRIETA; via the coding sequence TTGATCGTCTGTCCGCGGTGCGGTCGCGACAACCAGGTTCACTTCCGCTTCTGCCTCGGATGTGGTGCCGAGCTGGGGCAGGCTGCACCGCTGACGCGGGGCGAGGCAGAGGCGCCGACGCTGCCGCCGGGCGAGTCACCGCTGACGCCAAGCGCCCTTACGGGAGCGCCACCTACTGGAGCGCCACCTGCTGCGGGCGCGCCTCAAGCTGGAGCGCCGCTCGTCGCGGAGGCGAGCCGCGTGGTGACCTGCCCCGGCTGTGGCCAGACCAACCCGGCCCCCTTCGCCTTCTGCGGCGGCTGTGGCGCCCGACTGCACGCGGCGCCAGCCGGGCACCCCTCGGCGCCGGGCTTGCGCCGCGTCAGCGCGGCCGGGGCCGACCCGAGCCAAGGCGCTGAGCCCAACGGCTCGGTCGGACGCCTGGCGCTGATCCGGCCGGACGGCAGCGAAGGCGACAGCGTCGTCTTCAAGACCAGCAGCGTGACGATCGGCCGCGACTCGGGGCCGCCCTTCGCCGGCGACCACTACCTCGGCCCGCAGCACGTGCGGCTGCACCGCGAAGGACCCGCGATCCTCGTCGAGGACACCGGCAGTCTGAATGGGGTCTTTGTCCGGATCGTCGCCGAGGAGCGGCTGCGCAGCGGCGATATCTTCCGGGTCGGGCAGGAGCTGCTGCGCTTCGACGCCATCGGCGAGCCAGCGCCGACAGCGGATGGCACCGAGGTGCTCGGCAGCCCCAACCCCGGCTACTGGGGCCGACTCAGCTTGCTGACGGGGTCCGCTAGCGATGGGGGCGCCTTCCCGCTGATGGGCGACGAAATGGCGCTCGGCCGCGAACGCGGCGACATCCTCTTTTCCGATGACGGTTACGTCTCCGCGATGCACGCGAAGGTGATGCTGACCGAGGACGGGCGCGTTTGCCTCGTGGACCTCGGCAGCTCCAACGGCACCTTCATCCGGCTGCGCGCGCCACGCACGGTGCCCTACGGCACGCTGCTGCTCCTCGGGCAGCAGCTCTTCCGCATCGAGACCGCCTAG